The genomic segment TCTATCACCACATCGGGCTCTACACCTATCGCCGCGCCGCCCTCGAAAAATTCGTGACACTCAAGCCGTCCACGCTCGAGTTGCGCGAAAGTCTCGAGCAATTGCGCGCCCTGGAAGCGGGCATGCGCATCGATGCGGAAATCGTCAATTCGGTTCCGCTTGGTGTCGATACGCAGGCTCAACTCGATAAAGCACGCGAAATCCTCGCGAACAGATAAATGAATGGCGATACCATGAGCAGCAACCGCATTGCCTTTCAGGGCGACTTTGGCGCAAATTCCGATATGGCGTGCCGCGACGTTTTTCCACAGATGGAGCCGTTACCGTGCCCGACATTCGAGGACGCGTTCAACGCGCTGGAGAACGGCGACGCAGAGCTGGCGATGATTCCCATCGAGAACACGCTGGCGGGTCGTGTTGCCGATATTCATCATCTCCTTCCCGAATCACGCCTTCACATCATCGGCGAATATTTCATGCCCATCCGCTTCCAGTTGATGGTGCTGCCGGGTGTACAGAAAGATGAGATCAAGACGGTCCACAGCCACATCCATGCGTTGGGACAATGCCGCAAGATCATCCGGTCCAACGGCTGGAAGCCGGTCGTTGCGGGCGACACGGCGGGTGCGGCGAAGCTGGTGGCCGAATTGGGCGATCGCAGTATGGCAGCACTTGCACCGAGGCTCGCGTCCGACCTCTACGGCCTCGATATTCTGGCTGAAAATGTCGAGGATTCCGAAAACAACGTGACCCGCTTCGTGGTGTTGTCCCGCGATGAAGACTGGACGAAGCGTAAGGCGTCAGACGAAGTGATCGTCACCACCTTTGTGTTCAACGTCCGCAATATTCCAGCAGCGCTCTACAAAGCCATGGGCGGCTTTGCCACCAATTCCATCAACATGACCAAGCTGGAAAGCTACCAACTGGGCGGCAAGTTTGTGGCGACGCAGTTTTATGCAGACATCGAGGGTCACCCGGACGACGAATCGGTGCGACACGCACTGGATGAGCTGCGGTTCTTCTCGGAAAAAGTCCGCATCCTCGGCGTTTACAAAGGTCACGCCATGCGCCGCAAGCTCAACTTCATCTAGCAAGTGCCGGCGGATGCCTATTCGGCATTGCCCCATTCGATCCAGTCGCGCATCAGGCGGTGCGCGATGGCGCCGCGCGGTGGGGGTTGCCTGCCGTCGGCGGATGTCATGTCCAGAAGTGTTGCCACTTCCTCGCGGGTAAACCAGCGGCAATCTTCAAGCTCGGCCTCGTCCCGCGTGATATCGCGCGTCAGCGCCTCTGCGTAGCAACCGATCATGAGTGTGTGGGGCATCGGCCAAGGCTGCGACGCGTGGTAACGCACCCTACCGACGTCGATATTGGCTTCCTCATGGGTCTCGCGGCGCACGGCGTTCTCGATGGTTTCGCCGGGTTCCACGAAGCCAGCGAGACAAGAATACATGCCGGGTGCAAAATGCGGACCCCGACCGAGAAGGCACAGTTCCCGTTCCAGATCGATCGTGAGCATGATGACCACAGGGTCCGTGCGCGGAAATATCGTATGCGAGCAGGCTGTGCAGGTGCGCTTGTAGCCACCGATACGCGGCTCCATTGCGCTACCGCAGCGACCGCAAAAACGGTTATCGCTGTTCCAGTTGATGAGCGCGACAGCCTGGGCGACCTCGCCCAAAAGTTCTTCGCCGATCAGCTGGTCGCGATACAACGTGCGGGCATCCACCGGCTTGTAGTGACCTGCAAGCGCGTCCTCGGCAATGTTGACAGGCACAGCGATGCGCGGCTCGCCATTGTCCTTGTGGCCCAGCAGAATGGCCTTTTCGAAGTCAGGATCGAGTTCTGCCAGCTCATAGGCCGAAAACAGCGGATCGAGCACCTGGTCGTCATGCTTGAGAATGAGCTTCGTGCCTGCGAAGGCCAGCAGATGCGTCCCTTCCAGCTTCAGCGCATCCACGACACAGTTTTCCGTGCGCTTTTCTGCCAGACGATCCAGCTTGTTTTGCGCGAAGGCGGTGAGGGTGCTCGGTTCTGGATGGGGGGAGTTCGTATCGAAAATGCTGTGTGATGTCATCAGAGCGCGCCGGCCAGTTTTTGCATGAAATGGTGTCTGTCTTCGTCCGAATAGGCAACGGGAGTGCCTTGCCCCCAGATCGGACCCGGCCAGCAAGGATCGCCCTCGTTGCGGGCAATGACATGAACGTGGAGTTGCCGCACAATGTTGCCAAGGGCGCCAACATTTATTTTCGTCGCGCCGGTGAGCTGTTTCAGCGCGGATGCCACCTGATTTATCTCGAATGCCAACGTCGTCTGGTCGAGCGGTGTGAGGTCGAACATCTCGCTCATGTCGCCTCGTTGCGGCACGAGAACCAGCCACGGCCATCGGCAGTCATTTTGAAGGCGCAGTTGGCACAGGCCCAGCTTGGTAATCAGCACGCTGTCGCGCGCCAGTCTGTCGTCAAGCCGGAATGTGTCCAAGGCGTCCTCCCAATTTGTTTTCCCCTGATAGCAGTTTTTTGAAGGCTTGGCTTGCATTTGCTTTTATTATTGCCGATATGTGCCTTCGGGAGGTTGGTGGTGGACGAGCCACTCGCCAACCGGGTCAGGTCCGGAAGGAAGCAGCCCTAACGAGCCAGGCACGGGTCGCCGTGCCAGCCTCCCACCTTTTCTTTTTGAAGACGTGCTCAGGTTTCGCCGGGCCCATTCGGCCTGAAGCGGGCAGCACCCAATCACTGGCGAGGCGATGAGCGAAACCGGAACCAATATGCCCCAGACCAAAGAGCAGGGTACAGGTTACCGGGTTCTGGCACGAAAGTACCGCCCGAAAGACTTTTCTGATTTGATGGTTGGCCAGGAGCCGATGGTTCGCACGCTGACCAATGCGTTCGAGACCGGGCGCATTGCGCAAGCCTATATGCTGACCGGTGTTCGCG from the Agrobacterium vaccinii genome contains:
- a CDS encoding prephenate dehydratase; the encoded protein is MSSNRIAFQGDFGANSDMACRDVFPQMEPLPCPTFEDAFNALENGDAELAMIPIENTLAGRVADIHHLLPESRLHIIGEYFMPIRFQLMVLPGVQKDEIKTVHSHIHALGQCRKIIRSNGWKPVVAGDTAGAAKLVAELGDRSMAALAPRLASDLYGLDILAENVEDSENNVTRFVVLSRDEDWTKRKASDEVIVTTFVFNVRNIPAALYKAMGGFATNSINMTKLESYQLGGKFVATQFYADIEGHPDDESVRHALDELRFFSEKVRILGVYKGHAMRRKLNFI
- the nudC gene encoding NAD(+) diphosphatase; translation: MTSHSIFDTNSPHPEPSTLTAFAQNKLDRLAEKRTENCVVDALKLEGTHLLAFAGTKLILKHDDQVLDPLFSAYELAELDPDFEKAILLGHKDNGEPRIAVPVNIAEDALAGHYKPVDARTLYRDQLIGEELLGEVAQAVALINWNSDNRFCGRCGSAMEPRIGGYKRTCTACSHTIFPRTDPVVIMLTIDLERELCLLGRGPHFAPGMYSCLAGFVEPGETIENAVRRETHEEANIDVGRVRYHASQPWPMPHTLMIGCYAEALTRDITRDEAELEDCRWFTREEVATLLDMTSADGRQPPPRGAIAHRLMRDWIEWGNAE
- a CDS encoding HIT domain-containing protein is translated as MQAKPSKNCYQGKTNWEDALDTFRLDDRLARDSVLITKLGLCQLRLQNDCRWPWLVLVPQRGDMSEMFDLTPLDQTTLAFEINQVASALKQLTGATKINVGALGNIVRQLHVHVIARNEGDPCWPGPIWGQGTPVAYSDEDRHHFMQKLAGAL